A window from Podospora bellae-mahoneyi strain CBS 112042 chromosome 1 map unlocalized CBS112042p_1, whole genome shotgun sequence encodes these proteins:
- a CDS encoding uncharacterized protein (EggNog:ENOG503P3G5; CAZy:CE5; COG:S), producing MKGLLSRALTLATALFQRQALVWDGTCSTGVHMIVARGSTEPDGYGRIGVVAQNASLLIPNSSIATIVYPATFENYFTSYATGASEFEKLVLQYVDACPDSKVALLGYSQGAHAMMDAVCGNSDDGFFVSPEFQKALGSQVIAIVAFGSPDFNKTHPWSVGTSTGAGLFARKNITACEPYAAGIRSWCDEGDIYCDLGSDRSVHGSYFANYTLDAAEFIAERFNSSDTVVDVPTTTAPPTTTPTQSGTETTDGTTTETTDDTTTTSTPGSGAGSFNPSWVMILSMAGTLMIWTELL from the exons ATGAAGGGCCTTTTATCACGCGCCCTGACGCTGGCAACTGCGCTCTTCCAGCGGCAGGCTCTTGTCTGGGATGGCACATGCTCAACGGGCGTACACATGATCGTTGCCCGCGGATCTACTGAACCTGACGGGTATGGCCGGATTGGAGTTGTGGCCCAGAATGCTTCCTTGCTGATACCCAACTCTTCAATTGCCACCATCGTCTATCCAGCAACATTCGAAAATTACTTTACCTCCTATGCAACGGGAGCCTCCGAGTTTGAGAAGCTTGTCCTTCAATATGTGGACGCCTGTCCTGATAGCAAGGTCGCTCTGCTGGGCTATTCGCAGGGAGCTCACGCCATGATGGACGCTGTCTGCGGAAacagtgatgatgggttCTTTGTGTCCCCCGAGTTCCAGAAGGCACTTGGCTCGCAAG TTATTGCAATCGTTGCATTTGGCTCCCCTGACTTCAATAAAACTCACCCCTGGAGTGTTGGCACAAGCACCGGTGCGGGCTTGTTCGCTCGTAAAAACATCACCGCTTGTGAGCCATACGCAGCTGGAATTCGCAGCTGGTGTGATGAAGGTGATATTTATTGCGACCTGGGATCAGACCGGTCGGTCCATGGTTCATACTTTGCCAATTACACCCTCGACGCAGCCGAGTTCATTGCAGAGAGGTTCAACAGCTCTGACACCGTCGTTGACGTCCCTACAACTACTGCTCCTCctaccaccacaccaactcAGTCGGGAACCGAGACAACTGATGGAACGACAACTGAGACAACTGATG ACACGACAACAACCAGTACCCCAGGCTCCGGCGCTGGATCATTCAACCCCTCTTGGGTAATGATACTGTCGATGGCGGGCACCTTGATGATTTGGACCGAGCTTCTATGA